In Panthera uncia isolate 11264 unplaced genomic scaffold, Puncia_PCG_1.0 HiC_scaffold_432, whole genome shotgun sequence, the genomic window ACCCCGTCGGCCAGAGCCACAGAAGCGGCTCCAGAGCGGTCTAGCACGGGAGACAGGCAGATGCCCACAGGGCCCATGGTCGCCCACTGGCACCTGCACACGGGGAGCAGGGCCTCCTTCCTTCACCCACCAGCTCCAGCCCATCAGCTGAGCCAGGGTCAGGGGTGAGCGGGGCGCTGGGTCTGCATCTCGGCTGTACCTCAGGGTTGTGCTGCTGTACGCTCTCCTTAGGACCCagtacccgcccccccccccgcccccgccctctccATCGGCTCCTCTGCGACAGGACTGGGCTTCCTTCTCAGACGCCCGGCGACCACCGAGACCCTGACCCACCACAAGCTACTGGAGGCACGGGTTGGTCTCTCTCGTGGGCTCTGCTTCTGTCCACACGGAGAAGCGAGACACTTGGGCCTGTTGAAGCACGTGGCCCCGCCCAGCCCCGTCCCGGTGCACGCACCAAAGTATTTGGAGGTGGTGCCGTCCTCCGCGTGGACAACCACCAGCCCCGGCCGCAGGACCTGCAAGGTGGGTACGTGGGCCGCCAGGATGCCAAAGGCTCCCGTCTGCGTGGGAACGTCCACTTGCCGGACGTTGGCACCATTGAAAAATACCTGAAAGAACACACGGGGAATCCCTGCAGGCCAGTCCTCCCCGCCCGGATCTCAGTCTGCCCTGCAGTGAAACGGCCCAAGGCAAGACCCAACGGTGACAGAACACACACGGGAGCAGCCACGAGGACGCGCATACTTGTTTTGGATCTCTAGCAGCATCTTAGTGCACAGAAGATAAAATCCAGACGGAGCCCGTCCCCACAGAAACGCTCCAAGAGCACGAGAAGCGCGCCAACCCAGGAAGACACAAGACAACAAGTGTCTGAGGCTCGGGGTTCTGCGGGACGGGGCGAACGGTGAGGTCCAGCCCTGGGGCGTTGGATTCCAGGTGGATGGCTCGGGAACTCGGAGAGCTTTATGGGGCTCGGATTCCACACCACTTGGAAAGGCGTAGGGCGCGGGTCAACGacacaggggttgggggtggctcTCGGAGGGACACAGGTGGAGGGGGCATCGGTCCGGGGTCCTGGAGGGGGAGTTAGGGATCTCCGAGACTCGGAGGCTGGGGATCCCGGAGTCCTGAGCACACTGGGGCGCTGACGCGGATCCGGAGCAGGAGGCGGTGGCCTGGGGATGGATTTCGGACCACacgggggagggggcacagggagcGGGATAAATGAGGGTCGACAACCCAAAGGATGGAGGTCTCCGATTGCGGACCACAGCGGGTCCCGACTGGAGGCGGTGATCAAGGAGGGGTCCCGAGCCCGACCGGAGTCCGAACCTGCGTGGGTGAGGCGAAGGTGAAGGACATCTGGCCCGGGCCCGCAGCCGGGGCCGGCGCAGCCGCAGCCTCAGCGTAGGCGCGGGCCTGACGGACGAGGCAGTGCAGGCCGGGACGGCGCAGGACCGCGACGGGCAGCATGGCGACGGCGGCGAACGGACTCTGGCCGAAAGCGGGCAAccaggaggacgaggaggacgacGCGCAGAGACGTCTGGGAAGAGGAGTCCGGGCGAAGGCGCACGCGCGAACTACGACCCCCAGCAAACCGCAGGCGACTTTAACAACGACGCGCCGAGCTCCGCGCATAGCATGCTGGGGGTTGTAGTTGCCTTCCAGTCCCAGGAGCCTGCCGgtggtaaggggggggggggggggacgggggaggaCCGGAAGCCTGCGCGGAACAGGAGTCACTTGCATTCAAGATTTGGGGGGACGCTCGTCGGATGCCAGGCGCTAGAGAGCCATCAAGGGAAATACCAAGATTCCGGCTCTGGTTTGGGGTGGTGGGGACGTTTAACACTCAGTGTAACGAATACGCAAATCATACAGCATGTTAGAAGTTAACAAATAACTAAACAAGAAAAacgggcgcctggctggcccagtctgaagagcatgcaactcttgatctcagggttgtgagttcaaaccccatgttgggtgcagagatgacttaaaaataaactccaaaaaaaaaaaaggaaaaagaaaagcagaaggcgGGGGGGAACGCGGGAGCGGGCAGCCAGCGGACTGTCAGAGACGCAGACGTTGTGGGGACGGCCAGCCGGCGCGGCTCGAATACAATCCCCAAGGACGCCAGCAGAGGGCGCCCCGCGACCGGAGATGCGCTCGCCCCAGCCCCGCCCGGCCACCGCCCCCGCGCGCCGGTGACGCACGGACGCGTGCGCGGGCGGCCCGGGGCTCTGCTGATGTCACCGCGGCTCGCGCAGCCTCGCTCACGGCGTTGACGTCACCACTCCGCCCCCGCGCACACGCAGGTGGCGCCCCAGGCCAGGCCCCCAGGCCCACATCTTGGTCTGAGGGAAAACGCGGAGTGCGGGATGCACGGGCCTGGGGCCCACGCCGGGAAGCGACTTGGCTCCCGAGCGAGGTATGCAGGCTGCAGCGGTGGTGTCGCACCTGGACGGGGTCGTTGCGTCAAGGTGTTGCTCCATTGGCTCCCCAACCCCAGGGGCTGTCCGCGCCCTGGCTCCCTGCCTTCCAGCGCCTCGGCCGCCTGTGGCCTGCAAACGAGGGAGGACCCAGGCCTCGTGCCCAAGCCCCCGTCCCCTCTGGGCCAGCGCCGTGAGGGACATCCTggcgctgtgtgtgtgtgtgtgtgtgtgtgtgtgtgtgcagacggAAGCCCTACTCGCGTTTCTAGGGGTGCATCCTGTGTTCAGCCCAACTTTTCCCAGAGCTCTGGCCCCCACATGGAGGCAAGCCCAATCTGCCTAATCATTCGGCTCCTGGAACCCATCCATTGGACAATTTCTGTCCAGTTTCTACTCCAGGGTGGCCAATGGGTAAAGGCACCACCTGCTACTCGAGTCCCCAACCCAGCGTGATTCTGGAAATCTCCAGTGGACCCATCGGCAGGACCTGTCCACTCAGTTGGGCTACTATGGCCACAATCACTGGTTTGCAtggccccagcctcctcccctgtcCTTTCCTCGCTGCAGGTGCCTTCACACACAGCCAGAGGTACCAGGTCATTCTCCTGCTGGGAACCACAAGATGGCTTTCCTTGTTCCTTCCAACACATGTTGAGCTACAAACAGTGTTTCTTACCTCAGGTCCTTTGCACATTCAGCTCCCACTCGCTTAAGCCAGCTTTGCTGAGTATTTACCCACTTAACAAGCACATTCTTGTCTCCAGTGTGCAAGCCCCTGGGGACCCAGCGCTTGACTTGGAACTCACCCCTGtagtgggggaaggggtgaggagcGACACAATACACTGGAGCAAATAACAGACAACACGAGGACCGTGGAAAGAAGCAGGGGACTGAAACGTGGGGTGTGAGTTGCTGTGTTACCAAAGGTAGCCATGAAGAGATGTAACGGGACCTGGCCATTTGGGAGAGAGTTGAAGGAGGCCAAGGAGTGAATCTTGAAGCTGAGTGGAGAAAGAGCCGGACAGGCCCAGCAcctgcaagtgcaaaggccctgaggttcgACTGGCAGTGTCAGTTTTCACTGGAGAAAGAGGTGCCATTGTGGGGTGCTGAGCGTAGGGCCAGGTGGGCTGGGCTAGGACCCAGGCCAGGCCAGTGCAGGCTGGTGTCCTAAGCATCTAGAAGGATGAAGCACTATTCTCTGAGGAGAAGGGGGAGCAGCTTTGGGATTCACCAGACATGGAGTTTCTGCCAGAGTAGTTCTGATGTC contains:
- the LOC125918087 gene encoding ATP synthase subunit delta, mitochondrial; the protein is MLPVAVLRRPGLHCLVRQARAYAEAAAAPAPAAGPGQMSFTFASPTQVFFNGANVRQVDVPTQTGAFGILAAHVPTLQVLRPGLVVVHAEDGTTSKYFVSSGSVTVNADSSVQLLAEEAVTLDMLDVGAAKVNLEKAQSELSGAADEASRAEIQIRIEANEALVKALE